TGTGTTTGtaacggttttttttttttttttttctgtttctgttttcatACTCAGCCCTAACGAGTAGCTTTCTAGTTCGCCTTTTggttttgcatttgcagcgACTGACGTCGGCAATTATTATGGAACGCGCTTAAATCAAACAACCAATGacattaaaaatcaattaatgcaagcaacacacataaacatgaacacaaacacacagacacacacacatgcatacatgtgcaCTTAGACACGCACTGACATGTGCGCCGTTCTTAGACTAGTTGCGCCCAGCCCAaaagcaacaccaacaaccaAGTAAACTGACCTACTTTGGTCGACTCTGACTTGTGTAGTCATTAATCGGAGTCTGTGCTCTACTGTCGCTCCGGCTTTGCCTCTCTCAAATTTGAGAGAGCAGCAATGCTAATGTgagcatgtacatacatatattgttgATCGGCTTGcagctttgtttttgttttcaatgcaGTAAAGCTCTTGTGCTTCGGCAGCATTCGGTTGAGCCGAATTTTGAGCACTGCATAAACGACAGTTTTTGCTCGGGCGCCAATGCTGCCCATGCGCCTACATATGGGCTgctcatacatatgtacatacatgtacactCGCATATGTAGATATGCGTATGctcatatgcatacatacatatgtggaAGAGGGGCGGCAACAGCGTGCCTGTTGTGCGCTAATTAGCCAGACACGtatcacatgcacacatacatatgcgaTTGTGCGtgtacaaattgaaaatatttcgaactttgcaatttaaatatatgcatggCTTTCGGAAAGGCAGCGACTCGACTATCGATAAATTTAGCACGTGGATGCATATTGTGAGCATGCGCAATTCGCTCATTATtgcgttttatttgttttgttttatttttcgctCATTTCTATGAGTCAGCGAATGCCTTAGAATTTTGTGGCTGCGCCTCCTCCACAAATTGGTTGCACAAGACAGCGAATTAAAGCTCATACGCGTGACTAAAAAATGAATCAAGGGaaagcagcagcgacaaaagattaacaacaacaactagaatGAGAACgacacaaaataaaatcataatcATATCAGTAGCACAATTTCTGCGTGTGATTAACAAGTGAGCGAGACTGAGGCAAATGAAGTgttcgctctcgctcgctcgctcgctctcactcgctcactcactcactcactcactcattCGTTCATATGCGCGTGTGCATGTGTCGTGTGACGTGTGTATATGTCGCGTTTAGCCTACGAAATGAACGAGCGCTGCTGCGGCGCGGCTTGCGTCGGCGTCATGATCGCGAcgttttaaattgtatttgtaattCCACTTAACGCGCTCGCGTTCTCTTATActtacgtgtgcgtgtgtgtatgtgtgtctctgtATGTTCATTGGTGTTGCTTCGTCTCAATTTTGTCATGTGTCTCTTTTAGTTGAGTTGAGTCTTCTATGAAGTAAAGAAACGGTGAAcgaaagaacaacaacaaatagaaaagTGAGAGCAgacgtatttttttttattgttaagcGAAAAAGTGTTGGTGTGTGTCGAGAGTAAGATAGAGAGGGCGTGAGATACACacatccaaaaaaaaaaaaaaaaggaggaaCACATAAAcgaaattgcagcagcagcaaaaatacaaaaagaaaacaaaaacaaaaacaaacttaaaatgcacagcagcaacagcagcaattaccccaacaaccacaacaacatccaccacaacatcagcagcagcaataacaacaacaacaacaacagaatcaatatcaacaacaataacaacaacaacagtagcagcaacaacaatcatcattattataaccatcatcatcaacaacaaagtaCAAAATTAGTACGTTTTTATGATCGGTGagtgtcttttttttttgttgttgttgtcgaatGTGTCTTTTACTCTGACTCGCTCGCTCTTGCGCTTGCCCCGTTATAAGGCGAAAATGTGCGGGTGTGTTTTAAGTGTTGGTAAACGTCTAAGCAGCTTAACAGCTTGATAACTTGCCGCACATGTTGTAGATCATATTGTTGTCGGCGTTGCCAACTTTTCAACAGCAAGATGTAAGCTTGTTTTAGACGGGAACAGAGAGGATTGTTCATAATACATTCCAAATGTATTATTAatacataattattattgaataCATCCCAAACATAAACCTTTGCTCtacaaattgttgctgcaaaATTTGCCATATTGCCTGTTtctgtaaataaaaaattgtactTTCCATTGCGAGCAAGACAACAGCGGAGCCCTGAAGGGATAATTATCTTTAATTCCGCCAACTGGGTGGACGAACAAACAACTACATTCAAGAAGTGTGTCAACATATACATAGATctataaaatggaaaaaaaaaaaaaagaaattaaggcTTATAACTGCAATATACCCTATCTGGGTCGGCAACCTCTTGAACTCCCAACTctgcatttacatttacaaaaaaaaaaaaagaaaattaattaagaagCCTCAAAATGCAGACGTTCTCTTAAATATGCTATTGATTACCCTTTCCCATTAACTGCATATATCCCTTTATTTGGAAGGTTCTTAACAAAGTAGAGTATTGCATAGTCGGTTGGTTGCAAGTGCAAGTCTTTCAATTTGTGGCACGATTACTATGGCTTGCCATATGCCCCCcgcaccccccccccctcctcctcCCCGCGACAAGCTGCATTTGGCAAGCAAcctattttgattttgctttgCTCAAGAGtagaaagaaagaaacaagaaagaacgataataataacagcaatAGAATTACATTTGCAATGCTGGAGCATCAACGATGTGGGTGGgggtgggggagggggagTTGCAGACGGCGGCTAGGAAAACGCGTGTGTacatggacacacacacgcacgcatttacacacatgcacgttatatgcgttttgttttttttcttttttttttttgctgttgtttgccGGCCAATTTAGGTcaaaacggcaacaacaacaacaacaacaacaacaacagcaacaacaaagcaactGCTGTCAGAAAACAAGTTtgcgtatatacatatgtatgtacagtaatgcatacatacgtacacagaaacgtatatgtatgtatgtatgttgacAAAGCCCATATTCTATgactggctgtgtgtgtgaataGTGTGGGCAATAGATAAGCGGTGCGAAAAAGAACTAAAAcggagagcaagagagagaatGATGCAGACAAAtagctgcaacagcaaaaactaacGGTTGCTTACGTCGTCGGCGACgctgcggcggcagcagcaccgCAAAATGAGCAATTGCGGCGCGAAAGCAACATGTGGAATGCTTTGGCAATGGAACGGGCAAAcccaatacatatacatgcacgCAACTATGCGTCATGGAGTGCGACGCGCTCTAtgcacatgcatgtatatgtacatgtacatgtatgtgcGTATATAAGACTTAATCATtcatatgtaaaaaaaaaaaaaaataactgcaGCCCCactacaaatacaaatgcaaatacaaatacaaagagatatacacaaatacagcaacagcagcaggcggcggcggcggcggtgcaACAGATTTCTGActttttcattcataaaacgcatcaaaaaataaaaaagaaaaggagaAGCAAATGAAacgtgcacacacatacacaggcgCACATGtattgtatgtacatacatgtacgcACCTTGTTAAAAGGAGCAAAAAGGTGAATGATGCAacacgtgcgtgtgtgtgtgtgtgtgtgcgtgtgtgtgtatgtgtgtgcattggtGTGAATGCAACGAGCAACGCCTTTATGTGTTGATAAATTGAATACACATGCTGCATGCATACtaaaatatgtacacacatgcacatgcatacataatatGCACACAGCcttacacatatgtacatatgtatgcatgtgtaaatTAATGCCAAAATAAACAAGCAGCACTGcaagcagagcagagcagagtaAACGTTGACGTCGACTGCGCTGCCAACGTAtactcacatacatacatttatgtatgtatgtatatgcatcgTGTGTATATTGATTGCGAGGCGCAAAAGGGCCGCGTGCAttgataacaaaaacaaacgcgAGCGCGCTCAGgtggctgtgtgtgcgtgtctgcctacgtttgtgtgtgtgtgtgttaatgtgAGAGAGTGCCCAACAGAGGTCATTGCTTAGCTGAGGCGCCTGAGGCGCCTCAGTCTGTCACATGTCCAatacaaaaaagaagataaatattaaaagtcaaaGTCGCAATCTTACCGACTGCACAATACTCTATTTATCACGTTCATATTAAAGAATATACCGACTGTGGGGTTAATTGCGCTTAAACTGTGACCCTTAAGCTAATCAACTGTCAAAATGTCCAATTTGATGACACTAAATGCTAGACTAGAACAACAGAAGAGTTATCACATACCACAAAACCAATTAACTCTACCCGTTTGGAGCACAGTGTATATtttacacacatgcaaacatcATGTATGTAGGTATTTTCTCTCACGCAGAGACTGTTACAAAGAGAGTGAGCAATagtgatagagagagagagagagaggagagcgCGCAACAGAGTAGGTGCAGTCAAAGTCCTATTGGTGCTTGTGCACGAGGCGACGTCAACGAACTGCAGCAATGACATTTACATATTTGAGGCTGTGGCCATGGGCGTGGTGGGCGCAGTGTGGCCCTGCTCATAGCCCATAATCTCCCTGCCCCCGCCCCCAATCCTGCACATCCCATAAACATCAGAGTCTGCACATGTTGTGTTGTATGTGACGCATGCGCAATGCTGTTCAAACTGTGCGCAACAGTTACACAGTTTAGGAAGCAGCTCAGTGAAAAATGCAAGACAagccaaaacacaaaacacaactCCCCAGCAGCAAATCGAAAaggaaataagaaaaataaaaaatataaaaaaaaaaagcggcggcggcagcaaatTGTTCGTTGTCGTTTCGACTTCAATTCCTGGAAAaataagcagcaaaaaaaaaaaaaaaaaaaaaactgaaacacatatatgcacatataaacatatatgcatgcatatgtaaaaGGCGCAGACACAAACAAATATGGCATGAAGTGCTATAAAAGCAATAGCAGCAATAGAAAGAGCAACAGCGAACATCAAACTAAAAGAGAGCACACACAGAGACGGATGAGAGACTAACATAAGTGGCAATGGAATGTGTCTgccgctgcttctgctgttgctgctgctgctgaagaaGGCGGCCGGTATGTgaaactgttgttgctgttgttgttgttgcttttgcagtTTGACAAACTCAATTCGAcaacgcgcgcacacacatacgcatacgcCGCTTCGCCTTGTATGTGCGAATTCGCTTATGCGCTCGCTCTCCAACACTGTCGCTCACTCTCTTTCGGCGATCGGAAGCCGCGCGctttcattcataaaataGAGTTGCCACACGCTGCGATTTTCGCTGGAATTGCTGAAAGCCTGttaattaaaaacgaaaataatacaaaagtagatagttcctttttttttgttatatacatacatatgtatgaatgtaatTGTGTAGGTAataatgcaatattttttaatcaaaagcaaaatcgtctacaaattgtatttatcCCGCTGACAAAAAGCTactattaaaaattgtattttataatatggttgcacaaaatttatattttgctgCTGGCTTCTGGAATCGCCCATAttgtatgcacatacacatacatacatacatacatacttcgGCATGCCTTgctctcttattttttttttttagttttttgtttttattatttgctctTGTTTTTGGGTCTTTGTGGCGACGGcggcttcggcttcggctGGAGTGAAATTACTtccaagaaaaataaacacgATATTAAATGTGCAACATTCCAGTCGACGGTGGCGgccgtcagcagcagcagcaaccgatCGAGATTTTTGCAGTGTTGCTGATCTTGTTGCTgaccgtgttgttgttgttgttgttgctgttgttgtttgtcttgAAGCGCCAAAAAGCAATGAACAGCAACTTTTAGTTGCtgccgttgtcgttgctgttgttgttgttgttgttgttgttgtagctgttgtatttgttgtagtTTGCAGTTTGCAGTTTGCTTAAGATGTCTGCAGTTGGTGCCGTTATAGCAACAGGATGTTATCACCCTCTCCTTCCCTCCCACTCCActatttgtctgtctgtctgtctgtctggcatGTGCATACATAGACACATGTGTAGTTACATggattataaatatacataaatgtacataaatgcctatgtacatatgtagtTCTCTCTGTCTAACTGTAACGCTTATAAactaagtatatttaaataatgtatgtatgtacatatgataGAAAATAGGGCCCCTAATCAACGAATTATGCCCCAAGATATTTGTTAGAGTATTGAAATAGTCACGTGAATGCGTTCGGTCTTCTGCACAACACTCGCACCTTTATTGCTTTAGctctcctgctcctgctctctctcgctcgctcgctcgctcgctcttacTCTCTTTAGTATAACTCCTGCGGGTGCACACATTCTCTCATCTGAAGCTTGTTGCATTTTCATTGCCACACACCGACAGCACACAGCCCCTACCCATGCCCCGTAatgcaagaaaaacaaaatgtaattattaaaaataaataaaatataaattacaaaaaaaaaaaaagcaataagAATCCACGCAGTCCTTTTTCCACGCTCGctatctcgctctctcgctctcctgctctcttgctctcttgctctctAGATGTTAGTTGCGCTGTTGAGTCTTTTACTGACATTCTGCTCTCTTTTTTTCCTTtctatttctttatttattttttttgttatctcgttaatttattggaaaaaaaaatgttttctgtttcgcctctattttttttttttttatttctttttaatgttttgtttttgttttcctttccGTTCgtgttcttttcttttttttttttatttctctttgttttctatttttgttttgtgtgtgtttttacgCTATTTTCTTCACAGTGTTACGACATCAAAAATCTTAATAAGCGGCATACCGCTGCAGACACGTTTCGAAGACATCGAACCGCTACTGAAGCCCTATGGCATCGTCAAACAATGTGAGGCTATTTCTAGTAAGGATCAAAATACTCAAACAGTACATATAACATTCGAAAATCCTGAGCAGGCGCAAAGGTATATACATTAAATCCAACCAAAACCAATCTATGAACAATTCTGCTAAAAAAAAgataacaaataattatttaccTAACACAAGATTTCACTTGATTTGAAAAATTTCCCTTCGTGGTTCTAAAAGCTGTGTGAATCTCGTGTTAAGTTCAAATTTGatgcatctatatatataaatatatatgtatacataaataattatatatcatattacAAATCATGTGTACGTATATAATGGATGGAAAACTATCGATAGCATAAATATCGATACCATTGATGGTGCTATATTAAGGGTATTCACACGCAGAACATACGCATAGGGTGCACCATGATACCATCGACAGTTATCGATACTATCGCTGGTTTTTCAGCTATATTTCAGTACTATCGAAATTCTAACctcaaatatctatatatatatatgtatatatatatatgcgtatgtatatgtatatgcgtatgtttgtatgtttatgtatgtatgtatatgtatatgtatgcatatgtatgtatatctattaccgatttatattttttttaaattagtaATTAGCAGTTTGACATTTTGAGTGCATCGCATCTGTGGCTGTCTTTGGGGGCGTGCCGGTGGGGGCGGTACTTGGCTGTGACTGTGGGCGGGGCTTGTGTGTTGTGCTGCTTACATAGGGCGTGTTTTTAGTAGCTATCTTTTGCCTATTGCACTTATGTATGTCTGAGCTGATCTGATCCGATCCGATCTGATCCGATCTGATCTGATCTGATCTGATTTGATCCTCCAAAATCGTTTATCAAATACACATATCGTAAATGTTATATCTATACACAACactatgcatacatatgtatatcatcAGAAACTATATTCTTTGTAGAATTATATTTCTCATACTGATCTCTAATTTGTTCTccgtttgtttttctttgcgCTCGcgctctcttctctctctctctctctctctctctctctctcttgttgTTTCTTACCCTTCTACCCATAGAGCTGCTGGTGGTCTAAACGGCGTCGAGTTCGAGGGCAGTAAACTGCACGCAGAGCAATTGGACAAAAATCAACGTCGGAGCATACGCAATCAGCGCAATCCGTATCCCGGCATGCCGGGTCCTGGACGCCAGGCGGACTTTCCGCTGCGTATTTTGGTACAGAGCGAAATGGTGGGCGCGATCATTGGACGACAAGGTAGTACCATACGGACCATAACACAACAGAGTCGCGCCCGGGTCGATGTGCATCGCAAGGAGAATGTCGGCTCCCTCGAAAAGTCCATTACCATCTATGGCAATCCGGAGAATTGTACCAATGCATGCAAGCGCATATTGGAGGTTATGCAACAGGAGGCACTGTCCACGAATAAGGGGTAAGTTAAGTTAGCTAGCAGTTCATTTATCCATTCCGGTCGATATTAACATGATGCCCCCTCCTGCCTTTCGTCGATTCTAGTGAAATCTGCCTGAAGATACTCGCccataataatttaattggtCGCATTATTGGCAAGAGCGGTAACACTATTAAACGCATTATGCAGGATACGGACACGAAGATAACCGTTAGCTCAATTAATGACATTAATAGCTTCAATTTGGAGCGAATCATAACGGTGAAGGGCTTGATTGAGAATATGTCACGTGCGGAAAACCAAATCAGTACCAAGCTGCGCCAAAGCTATGAGAACGATCTGCAGGCAATGGCGCCTCAGAGCCTTATGTTCCCCGGTCTGCATCCCATGGCAATGATGTCGACACCGGGCAACGGCATGGTCTTCAACACGAGCATGCCGTTCCCCTCGTGTCAAAGCTTTGCCATGTCCAAGACACCGGCCAGCGTGGTGCCACCGGCCTTCCCCAACGATATGCAGGAGACGACATATCTGTATATACCGAATAATGCCGTTGGGGCAATCATTGGCACCAAAGGATCGCACATACGCAGCATAATGCGCTTCTCAAGCGCATCCCTCAAAATTGCGCCCCTCGACGCCGACAAGCCGCTGGACCAACAAACGGAGCGCAAGGTCACGATTGTTGGCACACCGGAGGGTCAGTGGAAGGCGCAGTACATGATATTTGAAAAGATGCGCGAGGAGGGCTTCATGTGCGGCACCGATGATGTCCGCCTTACCGTTGAGCTACTTGTCGCCAGTTCTCAGGTGTGTATATACGTCTACAGGTGTCTATAGATAAGCTAAAACTTTTGATTGACCAACGCACGATTCTTCCAAGCACACGGTTGAAAAATGGGTGACAAGTGACCCATTTTGGTCGGTTTCTGGGCAATATTTGAACCTAAACCTGTGTTCAAGGATgtgcaacaacattttcatgAACTGAATGAGATACAGACGCTTGCTTATATCGTCAAATTTGACTTATTAAAGATAATTGTATTTCACAGGTCGGACGCATCATTGGCAAGGGCGGACAGAACGTGCGTGAGCTGCAACGTGTGACGGGTAGCGTCATTAAGCTGCCAGAACATGCGCTGGCGCCACCTTCAGGCGGCGATGAGGAAACACCTGTACACATCATTGGGCCATTCTACAGCGTTCAGGTATGTGGCCCGGCGAACTAACTATTCTTGTCAACTGTTCGTTCCATAAACTGAtattaactaataattgttttcaCTCTTTTTGTAGTCCGCACAGCGGCGAATTCGCGCCATGATGCTATCGACAAATCCGCCACCAGTGACCAAAAAACAGAAAGCTGCCAaagaacaacaattgcaacaacaacaacaacaacaacaacagcaacagcaacagcagaaccTAGCCGGCGCTGCGCCAAGTGGGactcaacaacagcagcaacagtcgccgtcgcagcagcagcagccgctgccgccgcaaTCGCATCATCAATCGTCGGcggcgtcgtcgtcggcgCCACCTGcgcatcaccagcagcaggcgTCGTCGACAGCGTCCTCACatcaattgcagcagcagcagccgtcgccgccgcccgGCAACGCATCGGCCGCcacccaacagcagcagcagcaacaacaacagcagcaacagcagcagcagcagcagctggcgagCTCCCAGCAGTAAGCTGCATGCATGGGGATAGGGAAGGGCCAGACGGGGGGGGCAACCCAAATACATCAGCAAACAActtgaataacaacaacaataatacaatacattaatagcaatagcaacaacagcaacaacaacaataataacaacaacatttggATTTGCCGTGGCAGTTTTCCATAAACTTTTATTCCGCTTTATATAatcaggcagcagcaacaacaacaacaacaacaacaagaaagaaagaaagaagaagaagatgaacTCTCGTCCCTCAACTTCGATAAACTCGTAAACGCGCTAAATGCCTGCCCCTCGACTGCTGGCAAGGGCAGCAGCAAactaaattcaaaaatataacaGAATATAACAGCAAATCGCGaccgcaacaacagcaacaacaacaacaacaataacagcaacagcaacagcaacagcagcagcagtaaaagcAACCGGCAACAACAAGGCAGATGCGGCTGAGAACTCGCTCTTTCCCTCTCTTGCAAGTTAGTTGCAGACGCCCAAAGGGGAGAGCTACCAGATTTTGtgtacaacaattaaatgcttgcttataaaaaaaaatcataataataataaaactcgGCGCAGTTCCAATAAATGGGCTAAACTGTTATACGGCAATGcattgaattgttgttgtttctcgTGATGTGACTGCGCGCTGCCTAAcctttgttataattttaattttacacacacacacaccacacagatacagacacacacacacacacacaggctattatttaaaaaaaacttgcatTAAGCCTGATGCAAAGGAAAAGCTACATTAAACCAGGCTTAAACACAAAACTGCAACAGCCCccgcagcaaaaacaattattcaacatttttgcaacatgaaaagaaatttacaagtaaaaacaaaaagaaatgcaaaaaaaaaaaacacaaaacaaaagcgaaaacaaaaaaaaaacaaatgcaaaaaatcgcaacagcagcaaattcgttttttttttttttaatatatagaaaacataaaattacaactttttaatgaattattttattttttttaatcaactTTAGTAAGCGTAAATTAAGTgaacacaagaaaaaaaaaaacaaaaaaacaaaagtgagATAAACAAGAACCAAACAATCAAttggtttgtgtgtgtgttttatgattgttttatatatatatatatatatatttatatgtatatatatatcattttttttatttaaatttttttaagcgtatttgcatttgaaaatttgaaatttgtaacaGTTATTAATTGTATGCAAGAACACAAATCAGATGACGACAGCGGCATAAAAAACAGAACAGGAAAAAACTGTatgttaattattataattactaATATTATTTTTCGTATTTCCTAATTGAAGAAAACCCAAATTGCAAGCAGGTGTCAACTTTAGCCCACCtcaaagcaaaacgaaaaaaaaaaatgcaagaaaaaataacaagaaaaaaatgcaacaaaaaaaaaaacagagtaGTAGAAAGCTACGACTAAACTATAAAACCCCTTTAAActaaaccaaaacaaaacaagtgaaaaccaactaaaaacaaaaacatgtaaaataaaaataaaaaacaaatctttGTAGCGAGAAGCGTAAATACCACAAaaatacaacacacacaagtgTTCAATGCGCGAGTCAATAGAAGAGTTTTCCATAGGAGCATATATGTCTACATacagtatatatgtatataacttatcgtatatatgtattttgtcTGTACTCTTAGATTTATCAGCCAGCAGACAGCGCAACCAACTCTTATACGCGCCAAGTCGACAGTTAGAGTTGAGTCGCGCAGCACATGTATGACAACTATATAGTATAACATAACAGAAACATATAACagtacactcacacacacacacacacacacacacacacacacacacactcacacacataatTATATAGGCATACGaattatatagtttataatttaagttgtgtCTCTCACCTGATGCCAAGCAAGCAATGTTAGTGTACAGCTGTATAATAGTTTTCGAGAATTGAGAATTTGAGATTTCGAGAATGcgtatataacaaaaaaaaaaaaaaagaaaaagaaactgaattgttaatattgtttgaGCGAACTAAgctagagagggagagagagagagagagaagataGAGAGTCGGAGCGAGAGCGCGAGCGAGCCAGAGTTATTTAGAGAGAAAGTGAGAGAGCATTGTAATCTGTTTGCcttgaaacaaaaacaaaaacaacggtgctgaaatgttaatttttatataacgAAAAAAACGAGCAACAAGTGTTACATAAAGTGTTatattaaagcaaaaaaaaaaaaaaagaagttgaAATGAACGGAAATTGGAACAAAACAAGCTGTTATATAAatcacaacacacacacacacacacacacgacctACACTATATTACACATAGCTTTCAATATGCGGACCCTTTCAGGCCTATCCGTGCGGAtcatcatatatatttcatgATCAACATGAGATCGGCCGAAAAGCGGACCCATGGTTATATAGATTTTTCATAGTTTAAATGTTGTTTCGTACATACTCAAATGT
This window of the Drosophila virilis strain 15010-1051.87 chromosome X, Dvir_AGI_RSII-ME, whole genome shotgun sequence genome carries:
- the Imp gene encoding insulin-like growth factor 2 mRNA-binding protein 1 isoform X2; protein product: MASELDQFADLELSKEDREQIFDPPLDRQQLEGAGTSSVTTSKILISGIPLQTRFEDIEPLLKPYGIVKQCEAISSKDQNTQTVHITFENPEQAQRAAGGLNGVEFEGSKLHAEQLDKNQRRSIRNQRNPYPGMPGPGRQADFPLRILVQSEMVGAIIGRQGSTIRTITQQSRARVDVHRKENVGSLEKSITIYGNPENCTNACKRILEVMQQEALSTNKGEICLKILAHNNLIGRIIGKSGNTIKRIMQDTDTKITVSSINDINSFNLERIITVKGLIENMSRAENQISTKLRQSYENDLQAMAPQSLMFPGLHPMAMMSTPGNGMVFNTSMPFPSCQSFAMSKTPASVVPPAFPNDMQETTYLYIPNNAVGAIIGTKGSHIRSIMRFSSASLKIAPLDADKPLDQQTERKVTIVGTPEGQWKAQYMIFEKMREEGFMCGTDDVRLTVELLVASSQVGRIIGKGGQNVRELQRVTGSVIKLPEHALAPPSGGDEETPVHIIGPFYSVQSAQRRIRAMMLSTNPPPVTKKQKAAKEQQLQQQQQQQQQQQQQQNLAGAAPSGTQQQQQQSPSQQQQPLPPQSHHQSSAASSSAPPAHHQQQASSTASSHQLQQQQPSPPPGNASAATQQQQQQQQQQQQQQQQQLASSQQ
- the Imp gene encoding insulin-like growth factor 2 mRNA-binding protein 1 isoform X1, giving the protein MHSSNSSNYPNNHNNIHHNISSSNNNNNNNRININNNNNNNSSSNNNHHYYNHHHQQQSTKLVRFYDRVTTSKILISGIPLQTRFEDIEPLLKPYGIVKQCEAISSKDQNTQTVHITFENPEQAQRAAGGLNGVEFEGSKLHAEQLDKNQRRSIRNQRNPYPGMPGPGRQADFPLRILVQSEMVGAIIGRQGSTIRTITQQSRARVDVHRKENVGSLEKSITIYGNPENCTNACKRILEVMQQEALSTNKGEICLKILAHNNLIGRIIGKSGNTIKRIMQDTDTKITVSSINDINSFNLERIITVKGLIENMSRAENQISTKLRQSYENDLQAMAPQSLMFPGLHPMAMMSTPGNGMVFNTSMPFPSCQSFAMSKTPASVVPPAFPNDMQETTYLYIPNNAVGAIIGTKGSHIRSIMRFSSASLKIAPLDADKPLDQQTERKVTIVGTPEGQWKAQYMIFEKMREEGFMCGTDDVRLTVELLVASSQVGRIIGKGGQNVRELQRVTGSVIKLPEHALAPPSGGDEETPVHIIGPFYSVQSAQRRIRAMMLSTNPPPVTKKQKAAKEQQLQQQQQQQQQQQQQQNLAGAAPSGTQQQQQQSPSQQQQPLPPQSHHQSSAASSSAPPAHHQQQASSTASSHQLQQQQPSPPPGNASAATQQQQQQQQQQQQQQQQQLASSQQ
- the Imp gene encoding insulin-like growth factor 2 mRNA-binding protein 1 isoform X3; translated protein: MHSSNSSNYPNNHNNIHHNISSSNNNNNNNRININNNNNNNSSSNNNHHYYNHHHQQQSTKLVRFYDRAAGGLNGVEFEGSKLHAEQLDKNQRRSIRNQRNPYPGMPGPGRQADFPLRILVQSEMVGAIIGRQGSTIRTITQQSRARVDVHRKENVGSLEKSITIYGNPENCTNACKRILEVMQQEALSTNKGEICLKILAHNNLIGRIIGKSGNTIKRIMQDTDTKITVSSINDINSFNLERIITVKGLIENMSRAENQISTKLRQSYENDLQAMAPQSLMFPGLHPMAMMSTPGNGMVFNTSMPFPSCQSFAMSKTPASVVPPAFPNDMQETTYLYIPNNAVGAIIGTKGSHIRSIMRFSSASLKIAPLDADKPLDQQTERKVTIVGTPEGQWKAQYMIFEKMREEGFMCGTDDVRLTVELLVASSQVGRIIGKGGQNVRELQRVTGSVIKLPEHALAPPSGGDEETPVHIIGPFYSVQSAQRRIRAMMLSTNPPPVTKKQKAAKEQQLQQQQQQQQQQQQQQNLAGAAPSGTQQQQQQSPSQQQQPLPPQSHHQSSAASSSAPPAHHQQQASSTASSHQLQQQQPSPPPGNASAATQQQQQQQQQQQQQQQQQLASSQQ
- the Imp gene encoding insulin-like growth factor 2 mRNA-binding protein 1 isoform X4; its protein translation is MASELDQFADLELSKEDREQIFDPPLDRQQLEGAGTSRAAGGLNGVEFEGSKLHAEQLDKNQRRSIRNQRNPYPGMPGPGRQADFPLRILVQSEMVGAIIGRQGSTIRTITQQSRARVDVHRKENVGSLEKSITIYGNPENCTNACKRILEVMQQEALSTNKGEICLKILAHNNLIGRIIGKSGNTIKRIMQDTDTKITVSSINDINSFNLERIITVKGLIENMSRAENQISTKLRQSYENDLQAMAPQSLMFPGLHPMAMMSTPGNGMVFNTSMPFPSCQSFAMSKTPASVVPPAFPNDMQETTYLYIPNNAVGAIIGTKGSHIRSIMRFSSASLKIAPLDADKPLDQQTERKVTIVGTPEGQWKAQYMIFEKMREEGFMCGTDDVRLTVELLVASSQVGRIIGKGGQNVRELQRVTGSVIKLPEHALAPPSGGDEETPVHIIGPFYSVQSAQRRIRAMMLSTNPPPVTKKQKAAKEQQLQQQQQQQQQQQQQQNLAGAAPSGTQQQQQQSPSQQQQPLPPQSHHQSSAASSSAPPAHHQQQASSTASSHQLQQQQPSPPPGNASAATQQQQQQQQQQQQQQQQQLASSQQ